A single window of Armatimonadota bacterium DNA harbors:
- a CDS encoding ABC transporter substrate-binding protein codes for MRMRRLAVLAILGTVAATVSRAGAGPSPRFERNIKVGIVDTYSGPPAVFGNDALNGFRLALEEINRDGVYGARIEFVTRDEKFSPEIGLSMARELVLQERVDLLVGTINSATALAISAFAREQRVPFIVWISKSEQITGAKGHRYVFSTSENTAMAGKALAYALARRGYTRFWIGAEDYEYGHAVTNSFWRFMKRAKPEVTLLGQTWWRTGEPDLVPYLTQILQARPDAAFFGTGGAGMANVLRTMKVIGFAERVPSAIHTAIDVTVLRPLGAAAPEGVWGTTDYLFYYPESPANREFVRRFQTVYRDPPGFPAFHGYITAHFIAEAYRKARSLDRERFIEALEGLRIRTPVGEVEMRACDHQAALPLFFGRTKRDPQFPFLVAGDLLTLPVREVMPTCEDIQRARAQGR; via the coding sequence ATGCGCATGCGGAGGCTTGCGGTGCTGGCCATCCTGGGGACGGTGGCGGCAACCGTGTCCCGTGCGGGGGCGGGTCCCTCTCCCCGGTTCGAGCGGAACATCAAGGTGGGGATCGTAGACACCTACAGCGGACCGCCCGCGGTCTTCGGGAACGATGCCCTCAACGGGTTCCGACTGGCCCTGGAGGAGATCAACCGGGACGGCGTATACGGCGCCCGCATCGAGTTCGTGACCCGGGACGAGAAGTTCAGCCCGGAGATCGGGCTTAGTATGGCCCGGGAGCTGGTGCTGCAGGAACGGGTGGATCTTCTGGTGGGCACCATCAACAGCGCCACGGCCCTGGCCATCTCCGCCTTCGCCCGGGAGCAGCGGGTGCCCTTTATCGTGTGGATCAGCAAGAGCGAGCAGATCACCGGAGCCAAGGGCCACCGGTACGTGTTCAGCACCTCGGAGAACACCGCCATGGCGGGCAAGGCCCTGGCCTACGCCCTCGCCCGGCGGGGCTACACCCGGTTCTGGATCGGTGCGGAGGACTATGAGTACGGGCACGCGGTCACCAACTCCTTCTGGCGGTTCATGAAGCGCGCGAAGCCCGAGGTCACCCTCCTGGGGCAGACCTGGTGGCGGACAGGGGAGCCGGATCTCGTTCCGTACCTCACCCAGATCCTGCAGGCCAGGCCCGACGCGGCCTTCTTCGGTACGGGCGGGGCGGGCATGGCCAACGTGCTGCGCACCATGAAGGTCATCGGGTTCGCGGAGCGCGTTCCCTCCGCCATCCACACCGCCATCGACGTCACGGTGCTGCGGCCCCTGGGAGCTGCAGCTCCGGAAGGCGTGTGGGGGACCACGGACTATCTCTTCTACTATCCCGAGAGCCCCGCGAATCGGGAGTTCGTGCGGCGGTTCCAGACCGTCTACCGGGATCCGCCGGGCTTCCCCGCTTTCCACGGCTACATCACCGCCCACTTCATCGCGGAGGCCTACCGCAAGGCCCGGTCCCTCGACCGGGAGCGGTTCATCGAGGCCCTGGAGGGGCTGAGGATCCGCACGCCCGTGGGGGAGGTGGAGATGCGGGCCTGCGACCATCAGGCGGCCCTGCCCCTGTTCTTCGGCCGTACGAAGCGGGACCCCCAGTTCCCCTTCCTGGTAGCGGGGGACCTCCTGACCCTTCCGGTCCGGGAGGTCATGCCTACCTGCGAGGACATCCAGAGGGCGAGGGCACAGGGGCGGTAA
- a CDS encoding branched-chain amino acid ABC transporter permease: MDSMAVLGQILVGLSRAMILFIVAAGLSLVLGVLRVPNVFHGSLYMIGAFVAWTVAEALEGHPARLWVALAAAPLATAAVGLAVERTLLCRLYQREHLMLILFTFGVMLILNDLVKLGWGPTYRSLVPPEELQGAVSILGVALPRYNLVLLGAGPLVAGGLWLFAHRTRIGKIARAAATDREMVAVLGIDVSRVFAVAFGMGCLLAGLGGALVAPTTSITLGMDHTLLIESFLIVIIGGLGNLWGALVGSLLFGVAHSVGLLIWPQFAVAFPYAITAGVLLVRPRGLLRSVW, translated from the coding sequence ATGGATTCCATGGCCGTCCTGGGCCAGATCCTCGTAGGCCTGAGCCGGGCCATGATCCTGTTCATCGTGGCCGCGGGCCTCAGCCTCGTACTGGGCGTGCTGCGGGTGCCGAACGTCTTCCACGGATCCCTGTACATGATCGGCGCCTTCGTGGCCTGGACGGTGGCGGAGGCCTTGGAAGGGCACCCGGCCCGGCTGTGGGTGGCCCTCGCGGCGGCTCCGCTGGCCACCGCGGCGGTGGGGCTCGCGGTGGAGCGGACGCTTCTGTGCCGCCTCTACCAGCGGGAGCACCTCATGCTGATCCTCTTCACCTTCGGCGTCATGCTCATCCTCAACGACCTCGTGAAGCTGGGCTGGGGTCCGACGTACCGCTCCCTCGTGCCGCCGGAGGAACTCCAGGGTGCTGTCTCCATCCTGGGCGTGGCCCTGCCCCGGTACAACCTGGTGCTGCTGGGGGCAGGGCCTTTGGTGGCGGGAGGCCTGTGGCTCTTTGCGCACCGCACGCGGATCGGGAAGATCGCGCGGGCCGCGGCTACGGACCGGGAAATGGTGGCCGTCCTGGGGATCGACGTGAGCCGGGTGTTCGCCGTGGCCTTCGGGATGGGCTGCCTCCTGGCGGGACTGGGAGGAGCCCTGGTGGCACCCACCACCAGCATCACCCTGGGCATGGACCACACCCTGCTCATCGAAAGCTTCCTCATCGTGATCATCGGGGGACTCGGGAATCTCTGGGGGGCCCTGGTGGGATCCCTGCTCTTCGGTGTGGCCCACTCCGTAGGGCTGTTGATCTGGCCGCAGTTCGCCGTCGCCTTCCCCTACGCCATCACCGCGGGAGTGCTTCTCGTGCGGCCTCGGGGGCTGTTGCGATCCGTATGGTGA
- a CDS encoding hemerythrin domain-containing protein — protein MRSTEELIREHEVILGALEGLERHLRQAQGGGALQPGYVRDLVAFCQGFVDRCHHGKEEHCLFPCLERRGIPREGGPIGVMLMEHEMGRQLVRRIAEAVERYEGGQSTVEAVVELGWQYLELLRAHIAKENEILFPMGEAVLQVEDDGQVGRCYDGVEHVQGEGEHQRLTQLAERLRGG, from the coding sequence GTGCGGTCCACGGAAGAGCTCATTCGGGAACACGAGGTCATCTTGGGAGCCCTGGAGGGGCTGGAACGCCACCTCCGGCAGGCGCAGGGAGGCGGTGCCCTCCAGCCCGGGTATGTGCGGGACCTGGTGGCCTTCTGCCAGGGGTTTGTGGACCGGTGTCACCATGGGAAGGAGGAGCACTGCCTGTTCCCCTGTCTGGAGCGGCGGGGGATTCCCCGGGAGGGTGGGCCCATCGGGGTGATGTTGATGGAGCACGAGATGGGCCGGCAGCTGGTGCGCCGGATCGCGGAGGCCGTGGAACGCTACGAGGGGGGGCAGTCCACAGTCGAGGCGGTGGTAGAGCTGGGGTGGCAGTACCTGGAACTGCTACGCGCCCACATCGCCAAGGAGAACGAGATCCTCTTCCCCATGGGGGAGGCGGTGCTGCAGGTGGAGGATGACGGACAGGTGGGGCGCTGCTACGATGGAGTCGAGCACGTACAGGGGGAAGGAGAACACCAACGGCTGACGCAGCTGGCCGAGCGCCTGCGCGGAGGATGA
- a CDS encoding ABC transporter ATP-binding protein, which yields MLEVEGIHTYHGQSHVLFDVSLRVLEGEVVFLLGRNGAGKTTTLRSIVGLTPPRRGRIRYRGEDITGLAPHRIAQRGMAYVPDDRRIFPDLTVGENLEIAFRPRGSGYWTLDRVFELFPVLREKRHHRGNALSGGEQKMLAIARALVGNPDLLLLDEPMEGLAPLLVRALEERIRVLKGSGLTVLVAEQNVPAVLRIADRGYIIDDGRIRFEGTVEELQRNEEVRRRYLLI from the coding sequence ATGCTTGAGGTGGAGGGCATCCACACCTATCACGGGCAGAGCCACGTGCTCTTCGACGTCTCCCTACGGGTCCTGGAAGGGGAGGTGGTGTTCCTGCTGGGCCGAAACGGGGCGGGCAAGACCACCACCCTTCGGAGCATCGTAGGCCTCACCCCGCCCCGGCGGGGTCGGATCCGGTACCGGGGGGAGGACATCACGGGGCTAGCGCCCCATCGCATCGCGCAACGGGGGATGGCGTACGTGCCCGACGACCGCCGCATCTTCCCCGACCTTACGGTCGGGGAAAACCTGGAGATCGCCTTCCGCCCCCGCGGATCCGGGTACTGGACGCTGGATCGGGTGTTCGAGCTCTTCCCCGTGCTGCGGGAGAAGCGTCACCATCGGGGAAACGCCCTCAGCGGTGGGGAGCAGAAGATGCTCGCCATCGCCCGGGCCCTCGTGGGAAATCCGGATCTCTTGCTGCTGGACGAGCCCATGGAGGGATTGGCTCCCCTCTTGGTGCGGGCGCTGGAGGAGCGGATCCGGGTGCTCAAGGGCAGCGGTCTCACGGTTCTGGTGGCGGAGCAGAATGTGCCTGCGGTGCTCCGGATTGCGGACCGAGGCTACATCATCGACGACGGCCGCATCCGGTTCGAGGGGACGGTGGAGGAGCTGCAGCGCAACGAGGAGGTGCGGCGACGGTACCTCCTGATCTGA
- a CDS encoding ABC transporter ATP-binding protein, with the protein MGNLLLAEGLHKSFDGFPALRGATVEVREAEVVAVIGPNGAGKTTLFHLITGVLQPDRGRVVFRGREITRWPAYRRCALGIGRTFQIANVFPRLRVFDNVHVAVLSHHGKTLHLALPASRFATREVWAILEHVGLADKAHHLAGALSHGDQRILEIAIALAGRPKLLVLDEPTAGMSPEETAATLRLLARLNREEGLTVLFCEHDMEVVFATAHRIAVMHHGRTVVQGSPEEVRRHPAVQAAYLGSAHA; encoded by the coding sequence ATGGGTAACCTGCTCCTGGCGGAAGGGCTGCACAAATCCTTCGATGGGTTCCCCGCTCTACGGGGAGCCACCGTGGAAGTGCGGGAGGCGGAGGTGGTGGCGGTGATCGGCCCCAACGGCGCGGGGAAGACCACCCTGTTCCACCTCATCACCGGGGTACTCCAGCCCGATCGCGGGCGCGTGGTCTTCCGGGGCCGGGAGATCACCCGGTGGCCCGCGTATCGGCGCTGCGCGCTCGGCATCGGCCGCACCTTCCAGATCGCCAACGTCTTCCCCCGGCTACGGGTCTTCGACAACGTGCACGTGGCGGTGCTGAGCCACCACGGGAAAACCCTCCATCTGGCGCTCCCCGCCTCCCGGTTTGCCACACGGGAGGTGTGGGCCATCCTGGAGCACGTGGGGCTGGCGGATAAAGCCCACCACCTCGCGGGGGCCCTCTCCCATGGGGACCAGCGCATCCTGGAGATCGCCATCGCCCTCGCCGGCCGCCCGAAGCTCCTGGTGCTGGACGAGCCCACCGCGGGGATGTCGCCGGAGGAGACGGCGGCCACCCTGCGGCTCCTGGCTCGGCTCAACCGGGAGGAAGGGCTCACGGTGCTCTTCTGTGAGCACGACATGGAGGTGGTGTTCGCGACAGCCCACCGCATCGCGGTGATGCACCACGGCCGGACCGTGGTGCAGGGAAGTCCCGAGGAGGTGCGCCGGCATCCCGCGGTGCAGGCCGCATACCTGGGAAGCGCCCATGCTTGA
- a CDS encoding RidA family protein, with amino-acid sequence MGERRIINPPSLPAPRGYSHGVLVRGGDLLFLGGQDGSDPEGRLAPDLVGQFRQALANLQAVVEAAGGTLQDVVKLNIFVRDRAAYLEHRRSLGEVFRAFFGGYYPAMALFEVTGFFREEALVEIEGIAVIPQKERGTCGRRRRGA; translated from the coding sequence ATGGGGGAGCGCCGGATCATCAACCCGCCCTCGCTTCCCGCCCCCAGAGGGTACAGCCATGGAGTCCTCGTGCGGGGCGGTGACCTGTTGTTCCTGGGAGGTCAGGACGGCAGCGATCCCGAGGGCCGGCTTGCCCCGGATCTCGTGGGACAGTTCCGGCAGGCCCTGGCCAACCTGCAGGCGGTGGTGGAGGCGGCAGGGGGAACCCTCCAGGACGTGGTGAAGCTCAACATCTTCGTGCGGGATCGTGCGGCCTACCTGGAGCATCGGAGATCCCTCGGGGAGGTGTTCCGGGCGTTCTTCGGCGGATACTACCCCGCCATGGCCCTCTTCGAGGTCACCGGCTTCTTCCGGGAGGAGGCCTTGGTGGAGATCGAGGGGATCGCGGTGATCCCGCAGAAGGAGAGGGGGACGTGCGGGAGGAGACGACGAGGCGCGTAG
- a CDS encoding SDR family oxidoreductase, with the protein MEFRDQVALVTGGASGIGRATCLGFAARGARVGVADVNREGAEAVAEEIRRADGQALAVPMDVADRASVVAGLQGVLEAWGRVDILVNAAGWDRIVPFLESTEDLWDRIIAINFRGVLNTCHVVLPHMVAQGGGVVVNISSDAGRVGSSGETVYSGAKGAVIAFSKALAREVARYNIRVNVVAPGITDTPLLRQIIEAGNEKLIEAIVRSTPMRRMARPEEVAEAVLFLASDRASFITGQTLSVSGGLTMV; encoded by the coding sequence ATGGAGTTTCGGGATCAGGTGGCGCTCGTCACAGGTGGGGCCAGCGGCATCGGTCGGGCCACGTGCCTGGGATTCGCCGCCCGGGGGGCCCGGGTGGGGGTAGCGGACGTCAACCGGGAGGGCGCGGAGGCCGTGGCGGAGGAGATCCGCCGCGCGGACGGCCAAGCCCTGGCGGTCCCTATGGACGTCGCGGATCGGGCCAGCGTGGTGGCCGGATTACAGGGGGTTCTGGAGGCGTGGGGACGTGTGGATATCCTGGTGAACGCCGCAGGTTGGGATCGCATCGTGCCCTTCCTGGAGAGCACGGAGGATCTGTGGGATCGGATCATCGCCATCAACTTCCGGGGGGTGCTCAACACCTGCCATGTGGTCCTCCCCCACATGGTGGCCCAGGGCGGGGGCGTGGTGGTGAACATCAGCTCCGATGCGGGTCGGGTGGGGTCCAGCGGGGAGACGGTGTACTCGGGGGCGAAGGGGGCGGTGATCGCCTTCAGCAAGGCCCTGGCCCGGGAGGTGGCCCGGTACAACATCCGGGTCAACGTGGTGGCTCCGGGAATCACGGACACGCCCCTCCTGCGGCAGATCATCGAGGCAGGCAACGAGAAGCTCATCGAGGCCATCGTCCGCTCCACGCCCATGCGACGCATGGCCCGCCCGGAGGAGGTGGCGGAGGCGGTGCTGTTTCTGGCCTCCGATCGTGCCTCCTTCATCACGGGCCAGACCCTCAGCGTCTCGGGCGGACTCACCATGGTGTAG
- a CDS encoding TetR/AcrR family transcriptional regulator, with amino-acid sequence MSPSSAAIRPHVAALEASLSPKQAQLLRSTYQVLAEYGLKHMTLRRVAERAGVNKGLLLYYFGTKEDLILSTMRWVLARVGRRIYAAVSQAGSAEDKVRATIDAIFVDPRANRDFYLVYLDLVGTAARQHRFQELSVTFRNIVDAVYAHIIEEGIREGTFRVRDVQEAASVVRAVVDGFFLQWLHEPDLEATHPLVRERCKQAIFTYLRAG; translated from the coding sequence ATGAGCCCCAGTTCCGCGGCTATCCGCCCGCACGTAGCGGCCCTGGAGGCGTCGCTTTCCCCCAAGCAGGCGCAACTGCTCCGCAGCACCTACCAGGTTCTGGCCGAGTATGGCCTCAAGCACATGACCCTACGAAGGGTGGCGGAGCGGGCGGGGGTCAACAAAGGCCTGTTGCTCTACTACTTCGGCACCAAAGAGGACCTCATTCTCTCCACCATGCGGTGGGTCCTGGCTCGGGTAGGCCGGCGGATCTACGCCGCGGTAAGTCAGGCGGGGAGTGCGGAAGACAAGGTGCGGGCTACCATCGACGCCATCTTCGTGGATCCCCGGGCGAACCGCGACTTCTACCTGGTGTACCTGGATCTGGTGGGCACCGCGGCCCGACAGCATCGCTTTCAGGAGCTCAGCGTGACCTTTCGGAACATCGTGGACGCGGTGTACGCGCACATCATTGAGGAGGGCATAAGGGAAGGCACCTTCCGGGTGCGGGATGTCCAGGAGGCGGCCTCCGTGGTACGGGCGGTGGTGGACGGATTCTTCCTCCAGTGGCTCCACGAGCCCGATCTGGAGGCCACCCACCCCCTGGTCCGGGAACGGTGCAAGCAGGCCATCTTCACCTACCTCAGGGCCGGATAG
- a CDS encoding branched-chain amino acid ABC transporter permease, translating into MVNGTRLGLGVLLVALLGVPAFLPPFYVYLLALILVTGLLAASLNLVLGFGGLYQFHHAVFYGIGAYTLAIAITKLHWPAWVGLVAGPVAAALAGLLMGLVCVRLERLYFGMLQLSLGSFVWIVALRWYPVTGGDNGLHGIPLPAVLKPLGNAYLFILAAVAASLFVLWAVVRSPFGLTLQAIRDNPQRCQVVGIHVRAHQLAAMVLAAFFAGVAGVLYVVLERSVFPNMLFWVLSLEILVMCLLGGWFTFPGPLLGAALVVALRTFAGRYTEYWTLILGVLLILLIFFLPEGILGTLGAQRAQKTPEPTPRPAPAGDVHG; encoded by the coding sequence ATGGTGAACGGCACCCGGCTGGGTTTGGGCGTGCTCCTCGTGGCCCTCCTCGGCGTCCCCGCCTTTCTGCCGCCCTTCTACGTGTACCTGCTGGCCCTCATCCTGGTGACGGGGCTCCTCGCGGCCAGCCTCAACCTCGTGCTGGGGTTCGGGGGGTTGTACCAGTTCCACCACGCGGTGTTCTACGGAATCGGTGCTTACACCTTGGCCATCGCCATCACGAAGCTCCACTGGCCCGCATGGGTGGGCCTGGTGGCCGGCCCCGTGGCGGCCGCCCTCGCGGGGCTTCTGATGGGGCTCGTGTGCGTGCGACTAGAGCGCCTATACTTCGGCATGCTGCAGCTCTCCCTGGGTTCCTTCGTATGGATCGTGGCCCTCCGGTGGTACCCCGTGACCGGTGGGGACAACGGCCTCCACGGGATTCCCCTCCCCGCGGTGCTCAAGCCCTTGGGAAACGCGTACCTGTTCATCCTGGCCGCGGTGGCGGCTTCCCTGTTCGTGCTGTGGGCGGTGGTGCGCTCCCCCTTTGGCCTCACCCTCCAGGCCATCCGGGACAACCCGCAGCGGTGCCAGGTGGTGGGGATCCACGTGCGGGCGCACCAGCTAGCGGCCATGGTCCTGGCCGCCTTCTTCGCGGGGGTCGCGGGGGTCCTGTACGTGGTCCTCGAGCGGTCTGTGTTCCCGAACATGCTCTTCTGGGTGCTCTCTCTGGAGATCCTCGTGATGTGCCTATTGGGCGGATGGTTCACGTTTCCGGGACCGCTCCTCGGCGCCGCCCTGGTGGTGGCCCTTCGGACCTTCGCGGGGCGATACACCGAGTACTGGACCCTGATCCTCGGGGTTCTTCTCATCCTGCTCATCTTCTTCCTCCCGGAGGGGATCCTGGGGACCCTGGGAGCCCAGCGCGCCCAGAAAACCCCCGAGCCAACACCCCGGCCCGCACCCGCGGGGGATGTCCATGGGTAA
- a CDS encoding creatininase family protein, which translates to MSTEFAALTWPQAEALLRDPRIPVLLLPLGAVEPHGPHAPLGTDLLISLGMCRRAAARLQDDPEVRPLVLPPLPYGVTRYAGAFPGAVSLSEETLVALLVDLCTDLLRQGFRHLVVVNNHFEPEHLRAIHRALDTVEARTGRAVGYLDLTRRERAVRLPEEFRSGACHAGRYETSLVLAERPEWVHGERMRALPPIPISLVEAIQRGLRDFRAMGLEQAYCGAPAEATREEGEATFEILTDMLVGVIRDLVRGAGGRDRPGRLGR; encoded by the coding sequence CTGAGCACGGAGTTCGCGGCCCTGACCTGGCCACAGGCGGAGGCCCTGCTGCGGGATCCGCGGATTCCGGTCCTGCTCCTGCCCTTGGGAGCGGTGGAGCCGCATGGCCCGCATGCGCCTCTGGGAACCGATCTCCTCATCTCCCTGGGAATGTGCCGGCGGGCCGCGGCGCGCCTCCAGGACGATCCCGAGGTGCGGCCCCTGGTGCTCCCACCCCTCCCCTACGGCGTCACCCGCTACGCGGGTGCGTTCCCCGGTGCGGTGAGCCTCTCGGAGGAGACCCTGGTTGCCCTCCTCGTGGACCTATGTACGGACCTACTCCGGCAGGGTTTCCGGCACCTGGTGGTGGTCAACAACCACTTCGAGCCCGAGCACCTGCGCGCCATCCACCGGGCCTTGGACACGGTGGAGGCCCGGACGGGTAGGGCGGTGGGGTATCTCGACCTCACCCGGAGGGAACGCGCGGTGCGCCTTCCGGAGGAGTTCCGCAGCGGCGCCTGCCACGCGGGCCGGTACGAGACCTCCCTCGTGCTGGCGGAGCGGCCGGAGTGGGTGCACGGAGAGCGCATGCGGGCGCTGCCTCCGATCCCCATCAGCCTCGTGGAGGCCATCCAGAGGGGGCTTCGGGACTTCCGAGCGATGGGGCTGGAGCAGGCGTACTGCGGGGCACCCGCGGAGGCCACCCGGGAGGAGGGGGAGGCGACCTTCGAGATCCTCACGGACATGCTGGTAGGAGTCATCCGGGACCTGGTGCGGGGAGCAGGCGGGCGGGATCGGCCGGGAAGGCTTGGCCGGTAA
- the hisC gene encoding histidinol-phosphate transaminase: MEVDPRARAALRRIPTYLAGGSLERLRRTLRTPNLVKLASNENPLGPSPRALEALTAAGPSLGRYPDDEGWELRSALARKLGVPAEWVEVGAGSTALLRLLAEAYLDPGDSVVYPWPTFPLYAVFARMREAREVTVPLDDLGRPDLERLLEAGEGARLLILCNPNNPTGTYVPERDLRGFLERLPEGVLVVLDEAYGEFAREAAADYPDGVRWVREGYRIAVLRTFSKVYGLAGLRVGYLVAPPEVLEAVRRVREPFQVSTAAQAAALAALEDETHLSRTLAVVATGRRYLEELGAEGKLRSYPSVANFVWFDLDLPARQVYEGLLQHGVLVRPGPGDATWIRVSVGTPEELGRFAQALWSVLRSLQAS; the protein is encoded by the coding sequence ATGGAGGTGGATCCCCGGGCCCGCGCGGCCCTGCGCCGCATCCCCACCTATCTGGCGGGCGGCTCGCTCGAGCGGCTGCGCCGCACCCTCAGGACACCGAACCTCGTGAAGCTGGCGAGCAACGAAAATCCCCTTGGCCCTTCCCCCCGGGCGCTGGAGGCCCTGACGGCTGCAGGGCCTTCCCTGGGGCGCTATCCGGACGACGAGGGCTGGGAGCTGCGCTCAGCTCTAGCGAGGAAGCTGGGGGTTCCCGCGGAGTGGGTGGAGGTGGGCGCGGGGAGTACTGCCCTCTTGAGACTCCTGGCGGAGGCGTACCTCGACCCCGGGGATTCCGTGGTCTATCCCTGGCCTACCTTCCCCCTGTACGCGGTGTTCGCGCGGATGCGGGAGGCTCGGGAGGTGACGGTCCCCCTGGACGACCTCGGGCGCCCCGACCTGGAAAGGCTCCTGGAGGCGGGGGAGGGTGCGCGGCTGCTGATCCTGTGCAACCCCAACAATCCCACGGGGACCTATGTACCGGAACGGGACCTCCGGGGTTTCCTGGAACGCCTGCCGGAAGGGGTCCTCGTGGTCCTGGACGAGGCTTACGGGGAATTCGCGCGGGAGGCGGCAGCGGACTACCCGGACGGGGTACGGTGGGTGCGGGAAGGCTATCGGATCGCGGTGCTGCGCACGTTTTCCAAGGTGTACGGGCTTGCGGGTCTGCGCGTGGGGTACCTGGTGGCCCCGCCGGAGGTTCTGGAGGCGGTGCGGCGGGTAAGGGAGCCCTTCCAGGTGAGCACCGCGGCTCAGGCGGCGGCCCTGGCGGCCCTAGAGGACGAGACGCACCTGAGCCGGACCCTAGCGGTGGTGGCCACGGGCCGACGGTACCTGGAGGAGCTGGGGGCGGAAGGGAAGCTCCGGTCCTACCCCAGCGTGGCGAACTTCGTGTGGTTCGACCTGGATCTCCCCGCCCGTCAGGTCTACGAGGGTCTGCTCCAACATGGGGTGCTGGTGCGACCGGGGCCTGGGGACGCCACCTGGATCCGGGTCAGCGTGGGCACCCCTGAGGAGCTGGGTCGGTTTGCACAGGCTCTCTGGTCCGTGCTCCGATCCCTGCAGGCGAGCTAA
- a CDS encoding acyl-CoA dehydratase activase codes for MLVAGIDVGATYTKAVLLVDGNVVGRAMLPTGFNFARAAERTLQAALEEVGLRREEVGYVATTGYGRHMVPFRDLAVTDLTAQAWAVHRMYPEARTILDIGGQNVKAIRVDERGRVRAFRLNDKCAAGSGAFLEKTMRYMGYTPADIARLAEAAREPAVVSSVCAVFAESEVINHLVAGRSPEDVCAGAIVALAERAGQLIKRLRGEPAYVLTGGLVRVPLMRRQLEQNLKVQFLVPPEEEGVYVAALGAGQLAQERLHRLGERATA; via the coding sequence GCGCCACGTACACAAAGGCGGTTCTTCTGGTGGACGGGAACGTGGTGGGTCGGGCCATGCTGCCCACAGGCTTTAACTTCGCCCGGGCCGCGGAACGGACTCTGCAGGCGGCCCTGGAGGAGGTGGGCTTGCGCCGGGAGGAGGTGGGCTATGTGGCCACCACGGGCTACGGCCGGCACATGGTGCCCTTCCGGGACCTGGCCGTCACGGACCTTACGGCCCAGGCCTGGGCCGTCCACCGCATGTATCCCGAAGCCCGCACCATCCTGGACATCGGGGGACAGAACGTGAAGGCCATCCGGGTGGACGAGCGTGGGCGGGTTCGGGCCTTTCGCCTCAACGACAAGTGTGCGGCGGGCAGCGGGGCCTTCCTGGAAAAGACCATGCGGTACATGGGCTACACCCCCGCGGACATCGCGCGGCTGGCGGAGGCGGCGAGGGAACCCGCGGTGGTGAGCAGTGTGTGTGCGGTCTTCGCGGAGAGCGAGGTCATCAACCACCTGGTGGCAGGCCGCAGCCCGGAGGACGTGTGCGCGGGAGCCATCGTGGCCCTGGCGGAGCGTGCGGGGCAGCTGATCAAGCGGCTGCGCGGGGAACCCGCGTACGTGCTTACGGGTGGGCTCGTCCGGGTTCCCCTCATGCGCCGGCAGCTGGAGCAGAACCTCAAGGTCCAGTTCCTGGTGCCCCCCGAGGAGGAGGGTGTATATGTGGCGGCCCTAGGAGCGGGCCAACTGGCGCAGGAGCGGCTGCACAGACTCGGAGAGCGGGCCACGGCCTAG
- a CDS encoding amidohydrolase family protein: MPEDVKAIDFMYYVATPEFIARWNQAKEGELVCRMERALGGSLPSFPSIEAMLRAMDEAGVEKVFITQCKMWSYRNHWMYMDTQLEEVLQYTTRYPDRFVGLAGYNPYRIPESLKEIERAVKEYGFRGVYVHIYGFDIPLHDRRMYPLYAKCVELDVPVSMQVGHVLEGQPSEHGRPIYLDWILCDFPTLKVIGAHTGWPWVEELISVCYKWDTVWIGIDAWMPKYLKPELVRFMNSRLGQDRCLWGTNGLPWKESLQQLRELGLKPEVYRKVVRDNAVALFRLGTPVGVG; the protein is encoded by the coding sequence GTGCCGGAAGATGTGAAGGCCATCGACTTCATGTACTACGTGGCCACCCCGGAGTTCATCGCCCGATGGAACCAGGCCAAGGAGGGGGAGTTGGTGTGCCGCATGGAGCGGGCCCTCGGCGGCAGCCTCCCCAGCTTCCCCAGCATCGAGGCCATGCTGCGTGCCATGGATGAGGCGGGCGTGGAGAAGGTCTTCATCACCCAGTGCAAGATGTGGTCCTACCGCAACCACTGGATGTACATGGACACGCAGCTGGAGGAGGTCCTCCAGTACACCACCCGCTACCCGGACCGGTTCGTGGGGCTCGCGGGATACAACCCCTACCGGATCCCGGAGAGCCTGAAGGAGATCGAGCGGGCCGTGAAGGAGTACGGCTTTCGGGGTGTGTACGTGCACATCTACGGCTTCGATATCCCCCTCCATGACCGGCGCATGTACCCCCTCTACGCCAAGTGCGTGGAGCTGGACGTCCCGGTCTCCATGCAGGTGGGGCACGTGCTAGAGGGTCAGCCCTCGGAGCACGGCCGGCCCATCTACCTGGATTGGATCCTGTGCGACTTCCCCACCCTGAAGGTCATCGGCGCGCACACGGGCTGGCCGTGGGTGGAGGAGCTCATCTCCGTGTGCTACAAGTGGGACACGGTGTGGATCGGCATCGATGCCTGGATGCCCAAGTACCTGAAGCCGGAACTCGTGCGCTTCATGAACAGCCGTCTGGGGCAGGACCGGTGCCTGTGGGGCACGAATGGCCTTCCCTGGAAGGAGAGCCTGCAGCAGCTGCGGGAGCTGGGCCTGAAGCCGGAGGTGTACCGGAAAGTGGTGCGGGACAACGCGGTGGCCCTGTTCCGGTTGGGAACGCCGGTCGGTGTGGGATAG